Proteins from a genomic interval of Capsicum annuum cultivar UCD-10X-F1 chromosome 4, UCD10Xv1.1, whole genome shotgun sequence:
- the LOC107853330 gene encoding acetolactate synthase 2, chloroplastic — protein sequence MAAAAPPPPPFTKTLSHSPSSSAKSPTLLPRSTFPFTRPLLLIHRRRFTVNNVISTNHNVSLSQPPETFITRFAPDEPRKGCDVLVEALEREGVTDVFAYPGGASVEIHQALTRSNIIRNVLPRHEQGGVFAAEGYARATGFPGVCIATSGPGATNLVSGLADALLDSIPIVAITGQVPRRMIGTDAFQETPIVEVTRSITKHNYLVMDVEDIPRVVREAFFLAKSGRPGPVLIDVPKDIQQQLVIPNWDQPMRLPGYMSRLPKLPNEMLLEQIVRLISESKKPVLYVGGGCSQSSEELRRFVELTGIPVATTLMGLGAFPTGDDLSLQMLGMHGTVYANYAVDSSDLLLAFGVRFDDRVTGKLEAFASRAKIVHIDIDSAEIGKNKQPHVSICADIKLALQGLNSILEGKEAKLKKLDFSAWRQELNEQKVKYPLNYKTFGDAIPPQYAIQVLDELTDGNAIVSTGVGQHQMWAAQYYKFKKPRQWLTSGGLGAMGFGLPAAIGAAVGRPGEIVVDIDGDGSFIMNVQELATIKVENLPVKIMLLNNQHLGMVVQWEDRFYKANRAHTYLGNPANEEEIFPNMLKFAEACGVPAARVTHRDDVRAAIQKMLDTPGPYLLDVIVPHQEHVLPMIPSGGAFKDVITEGDGRCSH from the coding sequence ATGGCGGCTGCAGCGCCCCCTCCTCCTCCTTTCACCAAAACCCTATCTCATTCCCCTTCCTCCTCCGCCAAATCCCCCACTCTTCTCCCTAGATCCACCTTCCCTTTTACCCGGCCCCTTCTCCTTATCCACCGCCGTCGTTTCACGGTCAACAATGTCATTTCCACTAATCATAACGTTTCCCTTTCTCAACCACCCGAAACATTTATTACCCGTTTTGCCCCTGACGAGCCCCGAAAAGGCTGCGACGTTCTCGTGGAAGCACTCGAAAGAGAAGGGGTTACCGACGTCTTTGCATACCCTGGCGGTGCTTCAGTGGAGATTCATCAGGCATTGACTCGTTCGAATATAATCCGGAATGTCCTGCCACGTCATGAGCAAGGTGGCGTATTCGCTGCCGAGGGTTACGCGCGCGCCACCGGGTTCCCTGGTGTGTGCATTGCGACATCAGGGCCGGGAGCTACGAATCTCGTTAGCGGGCTTGCGGATGCGTTGTTGGATAGTATTCCGATAGTGGCTATTACGGGTCAGGTGCCGAGGAGGATGATTGGTACGGATGCGTTTCAGGAGACTCCGATTGTCGAGGTAACTAGGTCTATAACGAAGCATAATTATCTTGTTATGGATGTAGAGGATATTCCCAGGGTTGTTCGTGAGGCATTTTTCCTAGCAAAATCGGGGAGGCCTGGTCCAGTTTTGATTGATGTTCCTAAGGATATTCAGCAGCAATTGGTGATACCTAATTGGGATCAGCCAATGAGGTTGCCTGGTTACATGTCTAGGTTGCCTAAATTGCCTAATGAGATGCTTTTGGAACAAATTGTTAGGCTTATTTCTGAGTCAAAGAAGCCTGTTTTGTATGTGGGAGGTGGGTGTTCGCAGTCGAGTGAGGAGTTGAGACGATTTGTGGAGCTTACTGGTATTCCCGTTGCGACTACTTTGATGGGTCTTGGAGCTTTTCCAACTGGGGATGACCTTTCTCTTCAGATGTTGGGTATGCATGGCACTGTCTATGCTAATTATGCTGTCGATAGTAGTGATTTGCTGCTTGCGTTTGGGGTGAGGTTTGATGATAGGGTTACTGGTAAATTGGAAGCTTTTGCTAGCCGTGCGAAAATTGTCCACATTGACATTGATTCAGCTGAGATTGGAAAGAACAAGCAGCCTCATGTTTCAATTTGTGCAGATATCAAGTTGGCATTACAGGGTTTGAATTCCATATTGGAGGGTAAAGAAGCTAAGCTGAAGAAGTTGGACTTTTCTGCTTGGAGGCAGGAGTTAAACGAGCAGAAAGTGAAGTACCCATTGAAttataagacttttggtgatgCCATCCCTCCACAATATGCTATTCAGGTTCTAGATGAGTTAACCGACGGAAATGCCATTGTTAGTACTGGTGTGGGGCAACACCAGATGTGGGCTGCCCAGTACTATAAGTTCAAAAAGCCACGCCAATGGTTGACATCTGGTGGATTAGGAGCAATGGGATTTGGTTTGCCCGCTGCTATAGGTGCGGCTGTTGGAAGACCCGGGGAGATTGTGGTTGACATTGATGGTGATGGGAGTTTTATCATGAATGTGCAGGAGTTAGCAACAATTAAGGTGGAGAACCTCCCAGTTAAGATTATGTTGCTGAAtaatcaacacttgggaatggtGGTTCAATGGGAGGATCGGTTCTACAAGGCTAACAGAGCACACACTTACCTGGGTAATCCTGCAAATGAGGAAGAAATCTTTCCTAATATGTTGAAATTTGCAGAGGCTTGTGGCGTACCTGCTGCAAGAGTGACACACAGGGATGATGTTAGAGCTGCCATTCAGAAGATGTTGGACACTCCTGGACCATACTTGTTGGATGTGATTGTACCGCATCAGGAGCACGTTTTACCTATGATTCCCAGTGGTGGTGCTTTCAAAGATGTGATTACAGAGGGTGATGGGAGATGTTCCCACTGA